Proteins encoded within one genomic window of Brassica rapa cultivar Chiifu-401-42 chromosome A09, CAAS_Brap_v3.01, whole genome shotgun sequence:
- the LOC117128420 gene encoding FBD-associated F-box protein At5g56380: MGSADPPPHMLPPPLVTSRSKFQKSQVIVSRFVLELEIDLTAAQNPMITALPKSMYTCETLSCLRLKALVLDDIPEDYPICLSSLNYLYISVSIQVSADKFIGKLSAGAPLLKKTVVQGPVYGDDFLDSMTSYSELRSFTTCLSEWGPTVDSYFNKLEHLCMCTCSSGWWDLLINFLQRSPILRQLQLIKSCNSRPLSSWNQPGFTSTTHVPECLSTTLQTLEWRDYAETEFDMPVVSFLLKNATRLSEAKIFPESAAGPIEKLRIRTGLAKLSRGSPLCHLNLGN, translated from the exons atggggtcagctgaccccccTCCTCATATGCTGCCTCCGCCCCTGGTCACAAGTCGCTCCAAGTTTCAAAAGTCTCAAGTTATCG TTTCGCGGTTTGTGCTCGAGCTTGAAATCGACCTTACCGCCGCTCAAAACCCGATGATCACGGCTCTTCCAAAGAGTATGTACACTTGCGAGACACTAAGTTGTTTGAGGCTAAAGGCTCTTGTACTCGATGATATACCTGAAGACTATCCAATCTGTCTTTCATCGCTTAATTATTTGTACATCTCCGTGTCTATTCAAGTGTCGGCTGACAAATTTATTGGCAAGCTCTCGGCTGGTGCTCCTCTTCTCAAAAAGACAGTGGTGCAAGGTCCTGTCTATGGTGATGATTTTCTTGATTCTATGACAAGTTATAGCGAGCTGAGGAGCTTTACAACGTGCTTATCAGAG TGGGGTCCCACCGTCGACTCTTACTTTAATAAGCTTGAGCATTTGTGTATGTGCACATGTTCCTCTGGATGGTGGGATTTGTTAATCAATTTTCTTCAACGTTCCCCTATATTACGCCAACTCCAGCTAATAAAg TCTTGCAACTCGCGGCCTCTGTCTTCTTGGAATCAGCCAGGTTTTACTAGTACTACTCATGTTCCGGAATGTTTGTCAACAACGCTTCAAACCTTGGAGTGGAGAGATTATGCAGAAACTGAATTTGACATGCCGGTGGTCTCTTTTCTCCTTAAGAACGCTACACGTTTATCCGAGGCCAAGATCTTCCCCGAATCAGCTGCCGGTCCAATTGAGAAGCTTAGAATCCGCACTGGCCTGGCAAAGTTATCTAGAGGTTCACCTTTATGTCATCTTAACTTAGggaattaa
- the LOC103848005 gene encoding uncharacterized protein LOC103848005 has translation MDPNTNPNDRINLDLSLGIGPHAKDPVEQHGKFMELLRSVSDSTQNAQPSPPLPPLHTMPPGYYNLTYPQNAAGQLLLPPITNQGGVGALETPRPGTRLGRPPGGHHARRNSSKAAATVEENVEKDIIPPYPWATTRPARIHNLRYLYVNNINVIFGQVHCKPCESTQTIKYNLTEKFGELYRYIYDNKEVLRHRASKVWSCPKLTPCCSCKNGMKPVIGENKEEINWLFLLLGQMLGCCTLDQLRYFCDKTSQHRTGAKDRVLYITYFGLCKQLEPCDLFSL, from the coding sequence ATGGATCCAAACACCAATCCAAACGATCGTATCAACCTTGATCTGTCCTTGGGGATTGGTCCTCATGCAAAAGATCCGGTCGAGCAACATGGCAAGTTCATGGAACTCTTGAGATCAGTAAGTGATTCTACACAAAATGCCCAGccttctcctcctcttcctccactTCACACGATGCCTCCTGGATACTACAACCTCACATACCCTCAGAATGCAGCAGGACAACTCCTTCTGCCTCCTATAACGAACCAGGGTGGAGTTGGAGCCTTGGAGACTCCCCGACCAGGAACTAGGTTAGGTCGCCCACCTGGTGGGCATCACGCACGTCGTAATTCATCGAAAGCGGCAGCCACGGTTGAAGAAAACGTTGAGAAGGATATCATACCACCATATCCATGGGCGACCACAAGGCCAGCCCGAATTCACAACCTTAGATACTTGTATGTGAATAATATAAACGTGATCTTTGGACAAGTCCATTGCAAGCCTTGCGAGAGTACTCAAACCATTAAGTATAATCTCACGGAGAAGTTTGGGGAATTGTATCGTTACATTTATGACAACAAGGAGGTGCTGCGTCACCGAGCCTCGAAAGTTTGGTCTTGTCCTAAACTGACTCCATGCTGCTCATGCAAGAACGGGATGAAGCCGGTGATCGGCGAGAATAAGGAAGAAATCAACTGGTTATTTCTTTTGTTAGGGCAAATGTTGGGATGTTGTACTTTGGATCAGCTCAGGTACTTTTGTGACAAAACTAGTCAACATAGAACCGGTGCAAAGGATCGTGTACTCTACATAACTTATTTTGGTCTATGCAAGCAGCTCGAGCCATGCGACTTATTTAGTCTATGA
- the LOC103848003 gene encoding plastid division protein PDV2 → MISFVTIVLNPKLASVNFPFVVVFSYSWNMNIRTTKEQRIIELLWPLIKSGKTASASANHNHAFCSRRLLIKTSSLLLTILQKNTLNPQFSPSLSKLLKMEDEEGIGLILARATELRLKISDCIDTSSTAVSDYGHCGGGKDGSSPEEAKKDEFLGNQEKDSDSISSDEEEAERLLCIRDALESLESQLAALQNLHQRQQYEKQVALSEIDYSRKMLLEKLKEYKGREFEVVREASTFAGERVDYEKDLLLPPYHLQPHLPSKHKKSDVNGFGSGHVRKVNPNGGGSGVTIGFLGSVAKIMVPLIGVISIFSYGPEIRKRGASLKLPPQQVVRAPNQCPRGKVLVFEEGEARCLVKERVEIPFDSVVAKRDVTYGYG, encoded by the exons ATGATAAGTTTTGTGACCATTGTGTTAAATCCAAAATTGGCTTCTGTCAATTTTCcctttgttgttgttttctctTATTCATGGAACATGAATATTAGAACAACAAAAGAACAAAGAATTATTGAATTATTGTGGCCGTTGATTAAAAGCGGGAAAACAGCATCAGCATCAGCCAACCACAATCACGCCTTCTGTTCTCGGCGACTCCTAATCAAAACTTCGTCTCTTCTCCTCACTATCTTACAAAAAAACACCCTAAACCCCCAATTTTCTCCTTCACTCTCAAAATTGCTGAAAATGGAAGACGAAGAAGGCATCGGCTTAATTCTAGCCAGAGCCACTGAGCTCAGGCTCAAGATCAGTGATTGTATCGACACCTCCAGCACCGCCGTCAGTGATTACGGCCACTGCGGCGGCGGTAAGGATGGTTCTTCTCCTGAAGAAGCAAAGAAAGACGAGTTTCTTGGGAATCAAGAAAAGGATTCTGACTCAATCAGCTCTGACGAGGAAGAAGCTGAACGTCTTCTATGTATACGCGATGCTCTCGAATCTCTGGAGTCCCAGCTCGCTGCTTTGCAG AATCTACATCAAAGACAACAATATGAGAAGCAAGTGGCTCTCTCTGAGATTGATTACAGCAGGAAGATGTTGCTTGAGAAGCTCAAGGAGTACAAAGGGAGAGAATTTGAAGTGGTTCGCGAGGCTTCGACTTTTGCTGGTGAAAGAGTTGATTATGAGAAGGATCTTCTCCTTCCTCCTTACCATCTTCAACCTCATCTACCATCGAAGCATAAGAAGTCTGATGTAAACGGGTTTGGCTCAGGACATGTCAGAAAGGTAAATCCCAACGGAGGAGGCTCAGGAGTTACTATTGGCTTCTTAGGCTCCGTTGCAAAGATCATGGTTCCACTCATCGGTGTGATTTCGATCTTTTCATATGGTCCAGAGATCAGGAAAAGAGGCGCATCACTTAAACTTCCCCCGCAACAAGTAGTCAGAGCACCGAATCAGTGCCCACGGGGGAAAGTTCTGGTGTTTGAAGAGGGTGAAGCAAGGTGTCTTGTGAAGGAAAGGGTCGAAATACCCTTTGACTCGGTTGTTGCCAAACGAGATGTAACTTATGGATACGGTTGA
- the LOC103848006 gene encoding uncharacterized protein LOC103848006 — protein MGWFVKERRGGAWKRGWLEEILFSSSAPPLTLLTLFAIISLLLFLSSYPRYRYEVQRTAMNLKLFLMFLPILFVFLLVSLQFVHRILFRSSYYVRANQATSLFGEGHFPWGVLLMLVLIILLVSKQSYFHSLWYPTL, from the coding sequence atgggttgGTTTGTTAAGGAAAGAAGAGGAGGTGCTTGGAAGCGAGGATGGTTGGAAGAAATACTGTTCTCGTCTTCAGCCCCTCCTCTAACACTACTAACTCTCTTTGCCATCATATCTCTGCTCCTCTTTCTCTCCTCCTACCCACGATACAGGTATGAGGTTCAGAGAACCGCAATGAATCTCAAGCTCTTCCTCATGTTCCTCCCAATTCTTTTTGTCTTTCTGCTGGTCTCTCTGCAGTTCGTCCATCGAATTCTCTTCAGATCCTCTTACTACGTCAGAGCAAATCAGGCTACGTCCCTTTTTGGAGAAGGCCACTTTCCCTGGGGAGTCTTGCTTATGCTAGTTCTTATAATTCTTTTGGTTTCTAAACAATCTTACTTTCACTCCTTATGGTACCCGACTTTATGA